From a region of the Corallococcus coralloides DSM 2259 genome:
- a CDS encoding DUF418 domain-containing protein, with protein sequence MSESPSAGPIESAQRVHALDALRGFALLGVFISNSLNWFNGRLLLPKEQALALGASPLELTVNSLFALLIDQKFVTLFTLLFGLGFALQMTRAEERGTSIVPVYRRRLLVLLGIGLVHMVAIWFGDILTTYALVGFLLLPFRKCSEKTVLVWAALFLFVVPIVFSVGQRVLPAMLDGAAAAERAQKATREEEAERRAAFLTGLSSDSVVMTQQANAAYGWASIPNPNRPVLLSIILGRFLLGLWAGRRGLVQDVERHRPLLRKLAAWGLGVGGVMGLIVLAINLSHRGATSMPGWMLWMRIPKDVGILFLGVGYAAAFALLFQKAGWRKVLGVFTPAGRMALTLYLMQSVLSLCVFNGWGLGLVGRTPPSLTLLLCLTLFAGQVAFSHWWLGRFRFGPVEWLWRSLTYGRAQPMRRVPTAAPAAS encoded by the coding sequence ATGTCCGAGTCCCCCTCCGCCGGTCCCATTGAAAGCGCGCAGCGCGTCCACGCCCTGGACGCCCTGCGCGGCTTCGCGCTCCTGGGCGTCTTCATCTCCAACAGCCTGAACTGGTTCAACGGTCGGCTGCTCCTGCCCAAGGAGCAGGCCCTGGCGCTGGGCGCGTCGCCGCTGGAGCTCACGGTCAATTCGCTCTTCGCGCTGCTCATCGATCAGAAGTTCGTCACCCTCTTCACCCTCCTCTTCGGCCTGGGCTTCGCGCTGCAGATGACGCGCGCCGAAGAGCGGGGCACCTCCATCGTGCCGGTGTACCGGCGCCGCCTGCTCGTGCTGCTGGGCATCGGGCTGGTCCACATGGTCGCCATCTGGTTCGGCGACATCCTCACCACCTACGCGCTGGTGGGCTTCCTGCTGCTGCCGTTCCGCAAGTGCTCCGAAAAGACGGTGCTCGTCTGGGCGGCGCTGTTCCTGTTCGTGGTGCCCATCGTCTTCTCCGTCGGGCAGCGGGTGCTCCCGGCGATGCTGGACGGCGCGGCGGCGGCGGAGCGCGCCCAGAAGGCCACGCGGGAGGAAGAGGCGGAGCGCCGCGCGGCGTTCCTCACCGGCCTGTCCAGCGACTCGGTGGTGATGACCCAGCAGGCCAACGCGGCCTACGGCTGGGCCAGCATCCCCAACCCCAACCGCCCGGTGCTGCTGTCCATCATCCTGGGCCGCTTCCTGCTGGGCCTGTGGGCCGGGCGCCGGGGACTCGTGCAGGACGTGGAGCGCCACCGTCCGCTCTTGCGGAAGCTGGCCGCCTGGGGACTGGGGGTGGGCGGCGTCATGGGGCTCATCGTCCTGGCGATCAACCTCTCGCACCGGGGCGCGACGAGCATGCCAGGGTGGATGCTGTGGATGCGCATCCCGAAGGACGTGGGCATCCTCTTCCTGGGCGTGGGCTACGCGGCGGCCTTCGCGCTGCTCTTCCAGAAGGCGGGCTGGCGCAAGGTGCTGGGCGTGTTCACGCCCGCGGGCCGCATGGCGCTGACGCTCTACCTCATGCAGTCCGTGCTGAGCCTCTGCGTGTTCAACGGCTGGGGCCTGGGGCTCGTCGGCCGCACGCCGCCGTCGCTCACGCTGCTCCTGTGCCTGACCCTGTTCGCGGGACAGGTCGCCTTCAGCCACTGGTGGCTCGGGCGCTTCCGCTTCGGCCCGGTGGAGTGGCTGTGGCGCTCGCTCACCTACGGCCGCGCCCAGCCCATGCGCCGGGTCCCCACCGCGGCGCCCGCGGCGAGCTGA
- a CDS encoding DUF418 domain-containing protein, whose amino-acid sequence MPEPSAAGPVELSERVHLLDALRGFALLGVFVSNSLSWFSGRSLLPQEQAQALAAPMLETVVRQLYAFFVDQKFITLFALLFGLGFALQMTRAEGRGTSIVPVYRRRLLVLLGIGLVHMFAIWVGDILSTYALVGFVLLLFRQRSDRTVLTWVAVLFVVLPLTLSIAQRYGPELLHGKEAAEAATKATREEEAAHRTAFFTGLSSESVLTSQKANALYAWQNLPNPGRPIWLSIILGRFLLGLWIGRKKLLEDVERHRKLLVRVMAWGLGVGSAFATLSLVLYLKKQGVPGGPGGQANPPVWMVGMRTLREVGYLFMGCGYAAAFALLFQKERWRKVLGVLTPAGRMALTLYLMQSVISIALYDGWGLGLVGHTPPSRTVLMCLGVFSAQVAFSHWWLTRFRFGPVEWLWRSLTYGRAQPMRLAPAGEARAAH is encoded by the coding sequence ATGCCCGAGCCCTCCGCCGCTGGCCCCGTCGAACTCTCCGAGCGTGTGCACCTGCTGGACGCCCTGCGCGGCTTCGCGCTGCTGGGCGTCTTCGTCTCCAACAGCCTGAGCTGGTTCAGCGGCCGGTCACTGCTGCCGCAGGAGCAGGCACAGGCGCTGGCCGCGCCCATGCTGGAGACGGTGGTCCGCCAGCTCTACGCCTTCTTCGTGGACCAGAAGTTCATCACCCTCTTCGCCCTCCTCTTCGGGCTGGGCTTCGCGCTGCAGATGACGCGTGCGGAGGGGCGGGGCACGTCCATCGTGCCGGTGTACCGGCGCCGGCTGCTCGTGCTGCTGGGCATCGGGCTGGTCCACATGTTCGCCATCTGGGTGGGGGACATCCTCAGCACGTACGCGCTGGTGGGCTTCGTGCTGCTGCTGTTCCGCCAGCGCTCCGACAGGACGGTGCTCACCTGGGTGGCGGTGCTCTTCGTCGTGCTGCCGCTCACGCTGTCCATCGCGCAGCGCTACGGCCCGGAGCTCCTGCACGGCAAGGAGGCCGCGGAGGCAGCCACCAAGGCCACGCGCGAGGAGGAGGCCGCGCACCGCACGGCGTTCTTCACCGGCCTGTCCAGCGAGTCCGTGCTGACGTCGCAGAAGGCCAACGCCCTCTACGCCTGGCAGAACCTGCCCAACCCGGGACGTCCCATCTGGCTGAGCATCATCCTGGGCCGCTTCCTCTTGGGCCTGTGGATTGGACGCAAGAAGCTGCTGGAGGACGTGGAGCGCCACCGCAAGCTGCTCGTGCGGGTGATGGCGTGGGGGCTGGGCGTGGGCAGCGCCTTCGCCACCCTGTCGTTGGTGCTCTACCTGAAGAAACAGGGCGTCCCCGGAGGCCCCGGGGGGCAGGCCAACCCGCCGGTGTGGATGGTGGGCATGCGCACCCTGCGGGAGGTGGGCTACCTCTTCATGGGCTGCGGGTACGCGGCGGCCTTCGCGCTGCTCTTCCAGAAGGAGCGCTGGAGGAAGGTGCTGGGCGTGCTCACGCCCGCAGGCCGCATGGCGCTGACGCTCTACCTCATGCAGTCGGTGATCAGCATCGCGCTGTATGACGGCTGGGGGCTGGGGCTCGTCGGCCACACGCCGCCGTCGCGCACGGTGCTGATGTGCCTGGGCGTCTTCTCCGCGCAGGTGGCCTTCAGCCACTGGTGGCTTACGCGCTTCCGCTTCGGCCCGGTGGAGTGGCTGTGGCGCTCGCTCACCTACGGCCGCGCCCAGCCCATGCGCCTGGCCCCTGCCGGCGAGGCGCGCGCGGCGCACTGA